Part of the Equus caballus isolate H_3958 breed thoroughbred chromosome 5, TB-T2T, whole genome shotgun sequence genome is shown below.
ATGAATGGTAGTTACTACCAAATTcgcatatatatgtattataccaaaacagttttaaaaagaaccatATATGAATAGGTAAAAATGCATCCCCCAGTTAAAGATGTTGTCTTAAGTGTTTTTATTCACCTACTGTTTGTTTCAtcataaaattagaagaaaatggtCATAGCTTTTCAACTAGTTATCCTACTTTGAAAACTCtatctaaaataaataatccaagTGTAAGGAAAATATAAGCAGGccagtgttcattgcagtattactCTTAATacaaacattttgagaaatataCATGGTCAATAATGACGAAAAGAAACATCCCTATAACTTTGCCTACTGTCATTCTACTTATGAATATATCATGATTATATTGTTTAATGTCCTGAACTTCAGATCAGAGACCAGTCAACCTTTCCCAATGAAAATCTTCCATATGTGCCTACcatgcaaaggaaaataaatgaataaataaataaattctatttctcaGGCTCTTCACAAATGGCTCTTATATTTTGGTAGTAGACCAATACAGCTTCCTGAGTTGAGCAGGAAAATGTGAATTAAGCATTTTATTCTCAGTGAATATCATGAAGCTATTGCTATTCATTTTGGTACCATAGAGTGGTAAACATTAATTTCTTGCTGTAGTTGTTCTCAGTCTATTGTGTTGAGTTGAATTTAATTGCTAAATATTTGTATTTGCAAACTTTATTAAATTTGAGAGCACACTATATATATGGcaataatattttctcttttggaatcTTACTCAACATTGCAACAGAGTtttgataagaaaagaaaagcaaaaatcattAAGAAGATGGATcacacaaagaagagaaaaactgagaGTGCTTATAACACAGCTGTAAATGGAGGAATTAATCTCACCAGTTCCCAAGGCGTTAGCAGTGTTTTACCAACTTCAGATGTATCACGTCATAACATTCTCACAAGCTGCAACAaaaccagagaagaaaagagaactgagGTAGAACACTGTACCggtgagaaacaggaaaaaggcACATTGAGTTCAAATGCAGCTTTTGAACAAAGTCCttcctttaataaaaattatactgAAGATATTTTCCCCATGACACCACCAGAGTTAGAGGAAACCATTCGAGATGAAAAAATAAGAAGACTTAAGCAGGtgctgagagagaaagaagcagctcTTGAAGAAATGCGTAAGAAGAtgcaccaaaaataataaaacgtTCCTCTACTTAAAGATTTCAATGAAATagctgttttttttaatatacttttgcATTGTTGGTTATAGATACATTTTGAAGGTGTCTTTGaatatgaaatttgttttttcctcaattgattataaaattttatttaaggaATACAGAAAGGGTTGATTCACATATGACTCTTGTGAATAATCTACATGGGGTATCTGAATCTTTGTGTAGATACCTTTATTTGGAAGgaaaaatgttctatttttctgttattttaactAGAATTTCCCAAGTTTGAATATTTGTGCtgagtttttgttattgtttgtagCTTTAGCTAAATTGCTCAGGTGTTATTTTAACAATAGATAATTATTATGTACTATTGAAATTTTACAATCCAAGAAAGGAAATCAGCTCTAAATTTATCTTTGCCAATGAACTTGTGTGTGTACTCAGAGTTTACCCATAAAAATGATGATACCTTCTActtgtaaattttaatttcaaagaaaaatgtattataGCAGCATTACTTAAAAATTCAAACTTTTCTCAAGAGTGAGGGACACTTGTTTTGTAACTTTTACAAAGTAGTTTCATATAATCCAAAATGGGTTTTAGAGTTCAGGCTACATAATGTATTGTTTGCTTAAAGTGATGTGTTATTATTCCTAGGCAaatgcatctttttctttttgaatatgtaCATATGTGACTTACATTGTGTGAAAAGTAGATCTGAACAATGGCCatatttaatgctttttaaaattgtaaagtgTAGTTTTTCTTAATAGAGACAGACATTTTTCTATCTGGTTATCTTTAATTTGGAGAGTGTGGGAATGGTGTGGGGGTAGGGATtcaggggaaggaggaaaactataaagaaaagtatTAAATTCCTGGAAGTAAGATCAAGTAAAACCTGTACATTGGCAACAAAATAGAAGACAGTTAGTCAGAAAATCAGCATGTCAGAGAGAGTAGAACAAATCGAAACTGACCAACTAGATTCTCCTGCCTTATTTtttttgtagcagctttattgaggtaattcacatataaaattcaccctttgaaaatatataattcggtggttttattatattcacagagttgtgcaaccatcaacatgatctaattttagaacattttcatcaaccccaAAAAGCCTCATacccgttagcagtcactccccagaCCCTCCATCTCCCAGGTGGAGACAAATCACTGATAccctttctgtctttatggatttgcctctTGTAGACATTCTTGTGCATAGGATGAATCATtcagtatatattcttttataactCATTTCTTTCCCTTAATGTTTTCCTGGTTGATTCATGCTGTAGTGTGTATTAgtacttaattcttttttaattgctgtataataatccactgtatggatataccacactttgtttatccattcatctgttcatggacatttgggttatttataCTTTAGGGTGCTAGGATGTCATGTTGCTATGTTGCTATGAATGTTTGGGTGCCactttttgtgtggacatatgttttcagttagCTTGGGTATATATACCCAGGAGcgtaattgctgggtcatgtcctaactttttctttaacattttgagaaactgccaaactattccAGTCAGGTTTTGCTCTCCGTACTCCACCAAAATGGATTGTTTCAAGGACACCAGTGACTTCCACGTTGCTAGATCCAGTGATcaattgtcagtctttttaatttatctatCAGTGGGAACATAATTTCATGAATCATTAtctcctttgaaaaaaatttaaacattttcttattgAAGAAGCAGTACATGTACAttgtagaaaaatagaaaagacagtAGCTGAAATACTAAAAACTAAAACTTAATATTCCCATCAAGCTAAAATAGTAAATGTTGGGGCTAGGAGATACTTAAAGGCTATCAGTTAAGAGATATTATTTGAAGTTATAGGTCTGGATAACATGACTTAGGGAGATAGTATAAACAGAGAAGAAGATAAAATTGTGGGCTCGTATCTGAGTGCATTTAAAGGTAAAGACCATCTCAAATGAATTTTGAGGATTGGAAGAAGAGAATATTGAATTCTGTTTATAAATCCttgaatagtgcctgacacataacaatatataaatgtttgttaaataaaataaattcaactaaGGTCATCCTAATAGATACATTACCTTCAtcttccatttcatttcattttcttacctcTGTTTCAGCCTACTTGctccttttgatttttctactttattaaaATAGGCTTTGCTGCTCATGAAATCATCGCACATCCACATTTCTTCTGATATTGTATTCCTTGATTCTGGAATGTGGCTTGAATCTTCTACGGCAAAGATTCCAAAATTTATTCTAATGATCTCAAACTCCTGCCTACTCGTTCGGAAATTCACTCAAATTAGGGTTTTATCTTTACCACTCCGTTAAGGCTGTTGCTTTCCAGGTCTCCAACAACCATCATACTGCTAAATCTAATGGTCAATTCTTAGTCTTTATCTTACTTTACCTGTCGGTAGCATTTGACACTTTTTATCAGTCTGTCATTAAAATCTGTTCTTTGCTCTGTTTCCAAGACACCATATTCTCTTTCCTACTACCTTATTGacttctctttctcagtctctttggCTGACTCCCCACCTTCTCCGTGATCTCTGAATGTTGGAGTTACAGCTCAGTCCTTGTAGGTCTTTTATTTTGCATCTCTGCTTGTGTGATGATCTCATCTAGTTCTTATGGATCAAAATACCATCCATATTCAGGAACTCCCCTCTGAATTTCAACGTATGTCTAACTGCCTTCTTGACATTTCCACTTAGAAGCCTAATGGGCATCTCAAAATCAACACAGGCCGAACCCAGCTTCTGATTATCATCCACACAAAATTTGCCTCAACTAAGATCTTCTCTTTCAGTTAATGACAAATTCAGGCTTCCACTTATTCAAGAGGAAACACTTGGAGTCCGccttggtttctctttttttcataccCTACAATGAGTCTGTTAGGAAATTTTTTTGGTTTATGTTCAAATTATACCTGGAATCCAACCATTGCTCACTACCTGTATTGTGACTAGCTTGTATTATCTCTCATGTCGATTATTGAAATAACCAactgtctccctgcttccactaaTGTCCTCCTACAACCTGTACTTAGTACAATAACTGAGTGATTTTGTTAAAAGTATAAGTAAAGAGGAAGAAGACCaaaaacccaatagaaaaatgagaaaatgcgtGAACAATTCACCATTAAAGATATAAAAGTGACCTTCAATCATGAAAAAATGCTCTAATTCACTCAAAAgtagataaatgcaaattaaaactactcAGATAGCATTTCTTATAATGTCAGACTGGAAAAGATTTAAGAATATGACAACACATTCTGTTGGCAACACTGTGAGGAAACAGGCATGTtcacacattgctgatgggaatgcaaattagTACAGTTCTTCTGGAGGGAAATTTAGCAATGGCCAACAAAATTACAGATGTATTTGCCTTTCAACCAATGGggccagcaattctatttctaagAATCTATCCTTGAAGACATGACTCCAACAATGTGAAATTATGTATGGAGAAGttttattaattattgtttttaattgcaaagtattggaaacaacctacatgCCCATTCATAGGAGAGTTGTTGAAAAAACCATGGTAtgtccacacagtggaataaGAAGTAGCtgtaagaaaagaatgaggaagagctCTATGAACTTACATGGAGCTGTTTACATCACATTctatgaaatgaaaaacaaagtacAAAAGAATATCTGTAGCATGCTATTCTTCATATAAGGAAGAAGAGATACAAGAAAATACATAGACATCTGTTcatttgtagaaaaaaaaaaatgaaggctaTACCAAAAACTAATGAGACTGACTACTTAAgggaaaaggataaaaagaagagGGGAATGGGAATGAGTTCACAGGGATGAAGTGGAGTAACATTTCTCTGATTATATCTTTTTGTATAACTGGCTCTTAGGATCACAGTCATGTCTTGCATACCCTTCATATAacccaaaataaacaaatgattaaaatCAACCAGGAAATGGGGGAAACCCAAATTGGAATGCAAATACTAACAAATGAAAGTAAATGTATGACAAAAGAATAACGTGACCACACTTAagggaatgggaaagaaaataactAACCTAAGTAACTTAGAAAGCAGTATCTTCACTGAGCACTGAAAATCTGAAGACTTAAGTGCTGTAATCTAGTTAGTAAAAATGTTTCTCACAGGGGTATGAATTAGCAATCTTGAAACGACCTTTACATGTATACTTACAATTGAACCAAAAAAGTACATCAATTATAGATGGTGAGAGCCAGGTTTCTCGCTTTTGGAGGAAGATATtataaggaaaggaagaaggctAACACAAACCCTGTGGCATTGGATTAGAATAAGAAGCAACAGTATAAACTCATGGTTTTTAATATACAGATAGATATGTTAAGAAATATACATATGGGTGTATGTGTGGGTGAGTATACATGCATGTATTTCccctgagagggcctagaagtaGTGACTCTCCAGaacaatgagcacacctagcacTAGaacttggtttctaataccattcttcaacacaaggaaccagggctccttggagcaGTTGATTCCAGGGTGGGCTGGGGCatagaaaatacaagatgagcctagaaCATCTTGTAATGTCATAAGGTAAGGAAATGCTCCCCTAGAAGATGGAGACATCAAAACAGAAGAGTCAATCTGAAGGAGCTCCTAATGGCCCAAACTGGAATAATTTGAACAACAATAAATAATGATGGTGTTTTACTTTAATCCCTAGAATAAAATATACCCAGTGAATCTATAccaatataaaaatcaaatacGTAAGTGGAGGAGAAGTGACAGCTCTTCTTTAGAGTTGAATTCTAATTGATGAATATAGATGGAAAGGGGAAATAGAGAATCATCACTGCAAATGTCCCAATAATAACTGTTGCAGACAAGATTCACCAGTGGATGGTAAAATGAGTGGGCAAAAGTTGGGAGAAACAAGATTTGCAGTTTCAAAGTATCTCTCCAAAGAGGCTTATTAACTATAAAGGGAAAACTAGTAACTTTATAATGGCAAAAACTAACAGACACCAACCTATCCAAACGATCAAGGTAAATATCACCAGTAATAAGACATATTGATATCATGAATCCCTTGATATGATGTGTAAGACTTTTGTGTGTATGGTAGTTTTTCCAAAACTACAAAACCTTTCTGTTAAAGGCTGAAAGTGCTACCTCCTAAAAATTCTTACGTTGACGCCCTAACCCCCAGtggggctgtatttggagatgggacctctaaggaagtaattaaggttaaatgaggtcataaggatgggaTCTTAACCCAATAGGGTTAGTGTCCTTATGAGATGAGACATCAGAGCACCTCCCCTCTCGCACTACCCACCCATCCCCCTCTTgatactgaacctgaagtgagtacactcacccattgcacagaaagccaatctctgacaccagatgtggtggaagaaagtaggactttATTATTGCACaatgctgagcaaggagaaagggcagctaatgctcaaatcccaaactccccaaaaagctaaaagaaagggtttttatttgggattttaggtaggggaggaggagcatatggccttgctggttggagctttcccacccgcctgtctttggccttgagactacttgcagagaggagggagcccatgatcttgctggtcagcagctttcccaccagcctgtctctCTTCACaaggaggagataatgaatccaggtgcttatccttggctgtgtctgtctccatggatgatagtggattctggagccaggaagccagggagtaagcagggaatgagtgttttggttttaaccccatatatgctgtgTTTGAAGTAGGGAAACTGATAGCAGGGTCAGTTTCACTCCCACAGTGTGAATGCACTGAGCCAGCATACTTGAACTGAAAAAGGCCATCTGAAGACATAGTGAGAGTGCAggcatctgcaagccagggaaAGAGTCTTAGCAGAAACTAAATTGGTTGGAACCTTGAAATTGGACTTTTAGCCTCAAGTACTATGAGGAACAGATTTCTGTTCGTTAAGTCACTCAGTCTGTGCTATTTTTTTATGGCAGCTTGTGCCCACTAATACACTTGCCAAGCATGAGAAATATCAGAGAAACCCCACCTGGAGGGCATTCTACAAAATTACTGATTAGTATTCTTGCCAAGTGTCAGGGTCGTGAAAGATAAGGAAGAGAGTGAAGAACTGTTGTAGAGTGGAAGAGAgtaaggagagggaaaaaaacccaaaacaactaTGTGCAAGTATGGGACCTAGGATAGGATTCCGGAATGGAAAAAGGACAGAAGTGAAAAAAGAATACATGAAATTTGAATAAGATCTGTAGCTTAGTTAATAATATTGCACCAGTGTTAGTTTTCTGTTCTTGATGTTGTGTTAACATTGGGGAAGTGGGATAAGGGATATAAGAgaactctttgtactatttttgagatttttctgtaagtctaaaattaggTCAAAACAGAAAgtgtaaaacagaagaaaagcttGTAAAAATGTAAAGCACAACATTCTCTCCCCTGTTCAAAAACCTCTAGTGGCTTACTATCTCACTCAAAGTAGATGCCAAATTCTACACAATGGCCTAAAGCCCTCTACTAATTGTCCCCCTGTTTACTCTCTAACTTCATCTGCTACTAGCACCCCCGTCCCCACTGCACTTCAGCCAAAGAAGCTTTTTCTATTCCTTGAGCATAGCAGGCACATTCCTGGCTCAGGCCTTCATGTTTGTTTTCCCCACTACCATTCGTTGTTCCCCTGCTAGCTAACTGCATGGCCTAGTCCCTCACATTTTTTGTCTTTACTCAAATGTCTCCTTATCAGTGAAGCCTTCTCTACCACCCTGTTTAATTTTGCACCCACCAGCCTTGTGGAATTCTATTTTCTgatattattttttcccatattaATATTCTgcctattttacttatttaattctGTAATTATATGTTGACATACAATAGAGTTTAAGCTGCACCTAAATTTAAGCTAGAGGAGaggttttgttcactgatgttcTGCCAATGACCATGAATGGAGAATGAATAGTTTGGGAGGTTGTCTCACCTACAATGTTTCATTCCAGTTTGAAGAAAGAAGCAGTAAGAAAGAGATATATTAGGAAAACAACATTTCTCCATTTGTTATTGGATCACTGGCCAAACTGTGTTACATAGCCACCTCTAACTGCAATGAagactggaattttttttttttttggctaagaaTAGtactatttaaacaaaatttagcTTCCATTGGTAAAGAAGAGAGTGAGTACTGGGTAGGCTACTGATAATGTCTGTCATAAGAACCGTATCTATCACATTTTGACAAAAAGTTTAGGTTATAAGGACAATTAATGAATACTATAAACTATTCAGACAAGAAAATTAGTTACCTAAAAGGTAGCCAAAAACtttcaagaatttctttttctttttttacagattggcacctgaattaacaactgttgccaatctttttttttttttttctgctttttctccccaaatccctccaatacatagttgtatacttttaattGTGGGCCCTtgtagttgtggtatgtggg
Proteins encoded:
- the LRIF1 gene encoding ligand-dependent nuclear receptor-interacting factor 1 isoform X3 — protein: MASKVEKITQERNDKKNSQGRSNKASYLKNDAELKKIFGLTKDLRVCLTRIPDHLGSGEGFDSFSSLVKSDTYKRTEFIVKEEERKQSFDKKRKAKIIKKMDHTKKRKTESAYNTAVNGGINLTSSQGVSSVLPTSDVSRHNILTSCNKTREEKRTEVEHCTGEKQEKGTLSSNAAFEQSPSFNKNYTEDIFPMTPPELEETIRDEKIRRLKQVLREKEAALEEMRKKMHQK